One genomic segment of Chitinophaga sancti includes these proteins:
- a CDS encoding two-component system response regulator: MISIPDLRVILIDDNEVDLLLHEKLIAIQQISRTVLAFNNANKALEFLSSNISLPRIPPTLILLDIQMPEMDGFDFLEAFDSYPAKIKSQCHVIMVSSSLDYSDISRTYANPMVVKLLKKPLLAKELTTAVADIFRDFS, from the coding sequence ATGATTTCGATTCCTGATTTACGTGTGATTTTGATAGATGACAATGAAGTGGACCTTCTATTGCATGAAAAGTTGATTGCCATACAGCAGATCAGCCGGACTGTGCTTGCTTTTAATAATGCCAATAAAGCGCTTGAGTTTCTATCGTCCAATATATCTTTACCTCGTATTCCTCCTACATTAATTTTGTTGGATATCCAGATGCCGGAGATGGATGGGTTTGATTTCCTGGAGGCTTTTGATAGTTATCCTGCTAAGATCAAATCACAGTGCCATGTGATCATGGTATCCTCTTCGCTTGATTATAGTGATATCAGCCGTACATATGCCAATCCGATGGTGGTGAAGTTGCTAAAAAAGCCTTTGCTGGCTAAGGAGCTGACAACTGCCGTCGCGGATATTTTCAGAGACTTTTCCTGA
- a CDS encoding sensor histidine kinase, which translates to MKENRIRILYIDDEVHNLNAFKASFRRSYEIYTANSAQEGKQLLKSIDVHIIIADQKMPVSTGVEFFNEIKDTLPDPMRILLTGYTDVEDIIDAINKGHIFSYIKKPWDEHELHRTIQNAYEIYATRKQLKEKIIELEKINDELNRFIYSTSHDLRSPLMSVLGIINLSRLDNSVTDPNGYLNMIEVCIQKLDGFIQKIIEYYRNSRLDVEYEKITFDHLLNECITQFKHQNTAIEFQVNVDQPVEFKGDTFRISVILNNLISNAVKYQKPDEVHPKVNLAVKVEPHKATLVISDNGIGILSEHLNNIFKMFFRSKNNNKPGSGIGLYIVKEALNKIGGTINVESKYGEGTQFEISIPNRNDFDS; encoded by the coding sequence ATGAAAGAAAACCGTATCAGGATTCTCTACATTGACGACGAAGTACACAACCTAAATGCTTTTAAAGCCAGCTTCCGCCGCAGTTATGAAATTTACACAGCTAACTCCGCCCAGGAAGGCAAGCAGTTACTAAAGAGCATCGATGTACATATTATCATCGCTGACCAGAAGATGCCCGTATCTACCGGTGTTGAATTCTTTAATGAGATTAAAGACACCTTGCCTGATCCCATGCGTATCCTGCTCACCGGCTATACCGATGTAGAAGACATTATCGATGCCATCAACAAGGGGCATATATTCTCCTATATCAAGAAACCATGGGATGAGCACGAGCTGCACAGAACCATTCAGAATGCCTACGAAATATATGCCACCCGCAAACAGCTGAAGGAAAAGATTATCGAACTGGAAAAGATCAATGATGAGCTGAACCGCTTTATCTACTCCACTTCGCATGACCTTCGCTCTCCGCTCATGTCTGTACTGGGTATCATTAACCTGAGCAGACTGGATAACTCTGTGACTGACCCTAACGGCTATCTGAATATGATCGAAGTATGTATTCAGAAACTGGATGGCTTTATTCAAAAGATCATTGAATACTATCGCAATTCAAGATTGGATGTGGAGTATGAGAAAATTACTTTTGACCACCTGCTGAATGAATGTATCACCCAATTCAAACATCAGAATACAGCGATAGAGTTCCAGGTCAATGTAGACCAGCCGGTTGAATTTAAGGGAGATACTTTCCGTATCAGTGTGATTCTAAACAACCTTATATCAAATGCTGTTAAATATCAGAAGCCGGATGAGGTGCATCCAAAAGTGAACCTGGCAGTAAAAGTAGAGCCACACAAGGCAACGCTGGTAATATCGGACAATGGTATTGGTATATTGAGTGAACACCTGAACAACATCTTCAAAATGTTCTTCAGATCTAAGAATAACAATAAGCCGGGTAGCGGCATTGGCCTTTATATAGTGAAAGAAGCGCTGAACAAGATTGGCGGTACGATCAATGTAGAATCCAAGTATGGAGAAGGTACACAATTTGAAATAAGCATTCCGAACAGAAATGATTTCGATTCCTGA